From Burkholderia pseudomultivorans, the proteins below share one genomic window:
- a CDS encoding helix-turn-helix transcriptional regulator, with product MRAERGWTQEDLAEHSGLDRSFIAHVERQVRNISLDNMERLARALDVPISKLLEL from the coding sequence ATGCGCGCTGAACGAGGCTGGACGCAGGAAGATCTGGCGGAACATAGCGGGCTGGATCGTTCGTTCATCGCTCACGTTGAGCGACAGGTCAGGAACATCTCTCTAGACAATATGGAACGCTTGGCACGTGCTCTGGACGTGCCAATCTCCAAGCTGTTAGAGCTTTGA
- a CDS encoding metallophosphoesterase: MRKPYRAVRRYPPNPCGRDFVVGDVHGCFSQLSDELARLNFDPGCDRLFSVGDLIDRGHESVFVLDVVGRYRIKAIRGNHEDMILRWYRGDVSSDVMFENGGAWFMNMVDGSGRARRFANFMSSLPYVIEIESPHGLIALVHADAPCGEWADLTTQIQLEGPDGLMRRRVLWQRSRWRGAGARGFGELSAQLNSLFGLPADVAKHTTHDPYQWVHGVVAVVVGHTPVKRPTARANVINVDTGAAYGGSLTVLDLADVPRILAGQEAVL; this comes from the coding sequence ATGCGGAAGCCCTATCGAGCAGTGCGGCGCTATCCACCCAATCCATGTGGGCGTGACTTTGTGGTGGGCGACGTCCATGGCTGCTTTTCTCAGCTGAGCGACGAACTCGCGCGATTGAACTTTGATCCTGGTTGCGATCGGCTTTTCAGTGTCGGGGATCTCATCGATCGTGGTCATGAATCGGTGTTCGTGCTCGATGTAGTCGGTCGTTACAGGATAAAGGCAATACGCGGCAACCATGAGGACATGATTCTGCGCTGGTATCGCGGGGACGTGTCTAGCGACGTAATGTTCGAAAATGGTGGGGCATGGTTCATGAACATGGTCGACGGAAGTGGGCGAGCGAGACGGTTTGCCAACTTCATGTCGTCGTTGCCGTACGTGATCGAGATCGAAAGTCCGCATGGCCTGATTGCGCTAGTGCATGCTGACGCCCCTTGTGGCGAGTGGGCTGATCTGACAACTCAGATCCAGCTAGAGGGGCCTGATGGCTTAATGCGCAGGCGCGTGCTATGGCAGCGTTCGCGCTGGCGTGGCGCCGGAGCCCGAGGATTTGGCGAATTATCGGCGCAGCTGAACAGCTTATTCGGCCTGCCTGCAGACGTCGCAAAACACACGACGCACGACCCGTATCAGTGGGTTCACGGTGTGGTCGCGGTCGTTGTCGGGCATACACCGGTTAAACGGCCGACTGCACGTGCCAATGTCATCAACGTTGATACCGGGGCGGCATATGGCGGGTCGTTGACAGTTTTAGATCTTGCAGACGTGCCCCGAATACTTGCAGGGCAAGAGGCAGTGCTATAG
- a CDS encoding IS256 family transposase, whose protein sequence is MPRKPKAQPAALPAIPAELLEQFGNGPMTAEAINAATLALKKALIERALGGEMNHHLGYPPGAAKPVNATNQRNGKGAKTVLTEDGPIRIEVPRDRDGSFEPILIPKHERRFTGFDDKIVAMYARGMTVREIQGFLLEQYGTEVSPDFISSVTDEVMAEVTAWQARPLEPMYPVVFFDALRVKIREDAVVRNKAVYLALGVLPDGTREILGLWIENTEGAKFWMKVFNDLKTRGVHDILIAVTDGLKGMPEALAAVFPATTLQTCIVHLIRNSLDYASWKDRRGLAAAIKPIYAAPSAEAAQAELDAFADGPWGQKFPTVSSAWRNAWDRVIPFFAFPPGVRKIIYTTNAIENINSQLRKIIKTRGHFPTDEAATKLIWLALRNITANWGSAAHDWKTAMNQFAILYADRFVRPSV, encoded by the coding sequence ATGCCTCGCAAACCGAAAGCCCAGCCGGCGGCTCTGCCGGCGATTCCGGCCGAGCTGCTCGAGCAGTTCGGCAACGGTCCGATGACGGCCGAAGCCATCAACGCCGCGACGCTGGCGCTCAAGAAGGCGCTGATCGAACGGGCGCTGGGCGGCGAGATGAACCATCATCTCGGCTACCCTCCCGGTGCTGCCAAGCCGGTCAACGCCACGAATCAGCGCAACGGCAAAGGGGCCAAGACGGTTCTGACCGAAGACGGCCCGATCCGTATCGAGGTGCCGCGTGACCGCGACGGCAGCTTCGAACCCATCCTGATTCCCAAGCACGAACGGCGCTTCACGGGCTTCGACGACAAGATCGTCGCCATGTATGCCCGAGGCATGACCGTACGCGAGATTCAGGGCTTCTTGCTGGAACAGTACGGCACCGAGGTCTCGCCCGACTTCATCAGTTCGGTCACCGACGAGGTCATGGCCGAAGTAACCGCCTGGCAGGCCCGACCGCTTGAGCCGATGTATCCGGTCGTGTTTTTCGACGCACTGCGGGTCAAGATTCGCGAAGACGCCGTCGTGCGCAACAAGGCGGTCTATCTGGCGCTGGGCGTGCTGCCCGACGGCACGCGGGAAATCCTGGGCCTGTGGATCGAGAATACCGAGGGGGCCAAGTTCTGGATGAAGGTGTTCAACGATCTGAAGACGCGCGGCGTTCACGACATCCTGATTGCCGTCACGGACGGGCTCAAGGGCATGCCCGAAGCGCTGGCCGCCGTGTTCCCGGCCACCACGCTGCAGACCTGCATCGTCCACCTCATCCGCAACAGCCTCGATTACGCCAGTTGGAAGGACCGCCGAGGCTTGGCCGCGGCGATCAAGCCGATCTACGCCGCTCCCAGCGCGGAAGCCGCTCAGGCCGAACTCGATGCGTTTGCGGATGGGCCGTGGGGTCAGAAATTCCCGACTGTCAGTAGCGCGTGGCGCAACGCCTGGGATCGCGTGATCCCGTTCTTTGCGTTTCCGCCGGGTGTGCGCAAGATCATTTACACGACGAACGCGATTGAAAATATCAACTCGCAGTTGCGCAAGATCATCAAGACCCGTGGTCACTTCCCGACCGACGAGGCTGCCACCAAGCTCATCTGGCTGGCCTTGCGCAACATCACCGCGAACTGGGGGAGCGCCGCTCACGACTGGAAGACGGCCATGAACCAATTCGCTATCCTTTACGCAGATCGATTCGTTCGGCCTTCCGTGTAA
- a CDS encoding ATP-binding protein has product MAPKEPKKPNPSTAVAPATAPAEGERRALRGYIGQYERAGAAIYAALERDELLWIGVADRNAGIADDLVLGFDGLVVGHQFKTSKFPGTFTVETLFTGANGLWKPLVHAWQCLRKDNPGSRVEIRLVINDFPSTTDKPGDGTPPHSAAFLEEFQQHTHRSLADWYTPEWSRLINHLRREASLSDGDFEQFLHSLRVLCGAAADFVLSHKLNAEQARQASEIASVLPKLVVDARDKDRWTRDELLRELGWRDPAKTLLIHRFPVGAYVQRNRDTEVKLLAALQTTAQGYVSLIGPPGSGKSTLLQVALATEANIRLVRYLAYVPGAAQGVGRGEADNFLTDVGTQLRNSGLIGLRLRDDSLHERREQFGVLVRQAGERFDRDGIRTIIVVDGLDHVPREERPTNSLLGELPLPAAIPNGVVFVLGTQRLDLANLKPAVKEQAEKSERLVLMSPLGREEVARMADALGLPTDIPRLELSKLTHGHPLATRYLIQALMHADGVGRVHLLSGAMPFEGDIETVYTAAWREIASDSDAMDVLGFIARAEAPMDLRLLTTIVKESAIERALVVARHLLRSSSQGWSVFHNSFRLFVIAQPRTRLGSVDAEYSQRAYRDLAELAKNAPHESAQRWLELRYRARAGDGADVLALAMPARFRRQLADGRSIAEIHADIRLALLAVRGTHDATAFTRLLLCRDEVGRRETALEYANQLPLAMLAVGDIDSALSFVQYFPTQGYEVVDVLLKRGDFERAKELFESIEPLSQLHTSKFENHGHDHNIKEFERWVRRAIHFRDTEQVQTAIDHLTAEGLRQPERLDPETVAALRRHLRREAAEATLLQEIDADPQELCNKLGVVDEDKPSVMAYAGLVANQRGDVAQALALFDAATTLPGFGEVPNGYRRRMALIAFQAGRRDLAEILFDKLSAPMISICDDEVNLAGLGYLVGAVMHHARLCTLLNKPLPSAIQSKHAFLHPFQQHASTIGVLLGRAALDNATVQAGSVQAEARVALGYVLRLTSEGGTESYRIRQAFKATPVLAQALLTLGAKCGEDEYRTVLREIDAAISSSILGGTAYLRRRLSVDAYRIDGDRAGAVDRLNGLVTELQESTPSEQIDGLADLAIALAAVGDVERAKQLLAAVPEQCLGYALAPKKDPQYAIWRDILVLANAADPENRVKRVSNLMRQVGGMTETEGSSAAQRLTMSLIEEAMQVGPRFGFEVSKTLADWHLIGWPNRIDLLMTGMVRRSPELVLPCATIWCGLCLPFYMEPYYRDPYHVGDFIDSAANAAGPSQIEPLTLMLLEAIEVASRAHERVGLLQRLRTAAGRHEFSPSGLEAAVARWMSEAPEPRHSYTPSKYDSEATLEDLERAFEADGDKLDYNAPYRFRDLAEKAPLHLVRRIFERWQVLRDNARCRFLMVKRLAAAGEVEYAKNLMQGYETSTEPWSSWSQWMGGGKFFYFEAKKLLEGPSTSPVAFDNIVDSVTAGEENIQSLLTELDSILPVISATPDWPAIWSLLEEQMACTREFQLGRSFQPSELPLSDTDLLQDLLHFAYRLPVAEVQRHARNCTLRLAGQAGHGQALFTSLMRRLLTGDSDAPLQALGTLLAVDSADLAPELGTAVAALVSHRDISVAESAALLSHRWGVAVSLDAKPLPLFYSLELEAPSEGDHAFKDERTGAMRVESLLGWTQMLRSTAQHLAHAAGVDEMTIRRRAAMLIQDWGGLEAFGPSGVERLEAQLRALDMQITYLKPHAYIAITALRHVAGELRLAGRLNGRDRPTLLERLGCPLPPRPLKFPQVRPEWIRMPLLDRHVGWSEREQKWVDEVDSDVASVPAHHDGQVVAEVSRIKIFKPRQSERRLYRFRAPSAQIDREDFDQCYATFPLAVWLGKHVALDNELAPTLVRRVVCSVDMGFDAAAYPFALCPNWVKRLRWHTHDEEPSVFLNASGAVVAKLYWWRDAGPVDIDAESQWGEGCYLVLTSTGLEQLTASSGKLALVINVFASRQIKQPSSHGQSLLKTAKNSYSV; this is encoded by the coding sequence ATGGCCCCGAAAGAGCCCAAAAAGCCGAATCCATCCACCGCTGTAGCTCCTGCAACGGCGCCGGCGGAAGGCGAACGCCGAGCGCTCCGTGGATATATCGGCCAGTATGAGCGGGCAGGCGCTGCCATCTACGCAGCGCTCGAGCGCGACGAGCTGCTCTGGATCGGCGTCGCCGACCGCAACGCGGGTATTGCCGACGACCTGGTACTTGGCTTCGATGGACTGGTCGTCGGCCACCAGTTCAAGACGTCCAAGTTCCCGGGGACCTTCACTGTTGAGACGCTGTTTACTGGTGCCAATGGCCTCTGGAAGCCCCTTGTTCATGCTTGGCAATGCCTGCGAAAGGACAACCCGGGAAGCCGTGTCGAGATTCGCTTGGTCATCAACGATTTTCCATCGACTACTGACAAGCCAGGCGACGGCACGCCGCCCCACAGCGCGGCATTTCTTGAAGAGTTCCAGCAGCATACACATCGGTCGCTGGCGGATTGGTACACGCCGGAATGGAGCCGACTGATCAATCACCTACGCCGGGAAGCTAGCCTGAGTGATGGCGACTTCGAACAGTTCTTGCACAGCCTCCGTGTGCTGTGCGGAGCTGCGGCGGACTTCGTCCTATCGCACAAGCTGAACGCCGAGCAGGCACGACAGGCATCCGAGATTGCCAGCGTACTGCCCAAGCTGGTCGTCGACGCACGCGACAAGGACAGGTGGACGCGTGACGAGCTGCTTCGTGAGCTTGGCTGGCGCGATCCCGCCAAGACGCTGCTCATCCATCGGTTCCCAGTCGGCGCCTATGTCCAGCGCAACCGCGACACTGAGGTCAAGCTACTAGCCGCGTTGCAAACCACCGCCCAGGGCTACGTCTCACTCATAGGTCCGCCTGGCTCCGGGAAATCCACCCTCCTACAGGTGGCACTGGCCACCGAAGCAAATATCCGGCTCGTCCGCTACCTCGCGTACGTGCCGGGCGCTGCCCAGGGCGTGGGACGCGGAGAGGCCGACAACTTTCTGACCGATGTTGGCACGCAGCTGCGCAACAGCGGTTTGATTGGACTGCGTCTTCGCGATGACTCGCTGCATGAGCGACGCGAACAGTTCGGCGTCCTGGTGCGGCAGGCTGGGGAACGCTTCGACCGCGACGGGATCCGAACGATCATCGTCGTCGACGGGCTCGACCATGTGCCTCGCGAAGAGCGGCCGACCAATTCGCTGCTGGGCGAGCTACCTCTTCCCGCGGCTATCCCAAATGGGGTTGTGTTCGTCCTCGGCACGCAGCGCCTGGATCTCGCGAATCTGAAGCCCGCCGTTAAGGAACAAGCAGAGAAGAGCGAGCGGCTGGTCCTCATGAGCCCCCTCGGCCGCGAGGAGGTCGCTCGGATGGCGGATGCGCTTGGCCTGCCTACCGACATTCCGCGACTAGAGCTAAGCAAGCTCACGCATGGTCACCCGCTGGCAACGCGCTACTTGATTCAGGCACTGATGCACGCGGACGGAGTCGGCCGCGTGCACCTACTCAGTGGCGCGATGCCGTTCGAAGGTGACATTGAGACCGTGTATACCGCCGCCTGGCGCGAAATCGCAAGCGACAGCGATGCCATGGACGTGCTGGGCTTCATCGCCCGGGCTGAGGCGCCCATGGACCTGCGGCTGCTGACCACGATAGTCAAGGAGTCCGCGATTGAACGCGCCCTAGTCGTTGCACGGCACCTGCTCCGCAGTTCATCCCAGGGATGGAGCGTTTTCCACAACAGCTTCAGGCTGTTCGTCATCGCACAACCGCGAACCCGCCTCGGAAGTGTCGACGCCGAATATTCCCAGCGCGCGTATCGCGACCTCGCCGAGCTGGCGAAGAACGCGCCGCACGAATCGGCGCAGCGATGGCTCGAGCTGCGCTACCGCGCCCGTGCCGGCGACGGTGCCGATGTACTGGCATTAGCGATGCCCGCTCGCTTCAGGCGGCAACTGGCCGACGGGCGCTCTATCGCCGAAATCCACGCCGATATCCGGCTGGCACTGCTAGCAGTGCGCGGAACGCATGATGCGACCGCCTTCACACGGCTACTGCTGTGTCGTGACGAAGTGGGGCGGCGCGAAACAGCTCTTGAGTATGCCAACCAGCTTCCGCTGGCGATGCTGGCGGTCGGGGACATTGATTCAGCCCTTTCTTTCGTGCAGTACTTCCCCACCCAGGGCTACGAGGTTGTCGACGTCCTGTTGAAGCGAGGTGACTTCGAGCGCGCGAAGGAGCTATTTGAAAGCATCGAGCCACTATCACAGCTCCATACGTCCAAGTTCGAGAACCACGGGCACGACCACAACATCAAGGAATTCGAGAGGTGGGTGAGGCGCGCCATCCATTTCCGAGACACGGAGCAGGTCCAGACAGCGATTGACCATCTCACCGCAGAGGGGCTACGCCAGCCCGAGAGGCTGGATCCAGAAACTGTCGCCGCGCTGCGCCGGCATTTGAGGAGGGAAGCCGCAGAGGCGACGCTCCTCCAGGAGATTGACGCCGATCCACAAGAACTCTGCAACAAGCTCGGGGTAGTCGACGAAGACAAGCCGTCTGTGATGGCTTACGCAGGGCTTGTGGCAAATCAGCGTGGCGACGTCGCGCAAGCGCTTGCCTTGTTTGACGCCGCTACCACCCTTCCTGGCTTCGGAGAGGTGCCCAACGGTTACCGCCGCCGTATGGCACTGATTGCATTCCAAGCTGGCCGTCGTGACCTAGCCGAGATCCTGTTCGACAAGTTGAGTGCACCGATGATCTCCATATGCGACGACGAGGTGAACCTGGCTGGGCTGGGTTATCTGGTCGGCGCGGTGATGCATCACGCAAGGCTTTGCACGCTGCTCAACAAGCCGCTGCCAAGCGCGATACAGTCGAAGCATGCCTTCCTTCATCCGTTCCAGCAGCACGCGTCGACAATAGGCGTGCTTCTAGGTCGCGCCGCTCTCGACAACGCGACCGTGCAGGCTGGCAGCGTCCAGGCCGAAGCCCGCGTTGCCCTTGGGTACGTGCTACGTCTGACGTCAGAAGGCGGTACCGAGTCATATCGCATCCGGCAGGCCTTCAAAGCGACCCCTGTGCTAGCGCAAGCGCTGCTCACGCTCGGCGCCAAATGTGGCGAGGATGAGTACCGCACAGTACTCCGAGAAATTGACGCAGCCATCTCCTCATCGATCCTGGGAGGCACTGCATATCTACGGCGCCGGCTGTCCGTCGATGCGTATCGGATTGACGGTGATCGCGCGGGGGCCGTCGACCGGCTCAACGGCCTCGTGACGGAGCTTCAAGAGAGCACGCCGAGCGAACAGATTGACGGGCTGGCGGATTTGGCCATCGCGTTGGCTGCGGTCGGGGACGTCGAACGGGCGAAGCAGTTGCTGGCGGCAGTTCCGGAGCAATGCCTTGGCTACGCGCTGGCTCCTAAAAAAGACCCACAGTACGCAATCTGGCGAGACATCCTGGTCCTTGCGAACGCCGCTGATCCAGAGAACCGTGTCAAACGCGTCTCAAACTTGATGCGCCAGGTCGGCGGCATGACCGAAACGGAAGGGTCGTCGGCCGCGCAACGCCTGACGATGTCGCTCATAGAAGAAGCGATGCAGGTCGGGCCTCGCTTCGGCTTCGAGGTGTCAAAGACACTGGCGGATTGGCATCTGATCGGGTGGCCGAACCGCATCGACCTACTCATGACGGGGATGGTTCGGCGAAGCCCTGAGCTCGTCTTGCCTTGCGCTACCATCTGGTGCGGGCTCTGCCTACCGTTCTACATGGAACCGTACTACCGGGATCCGTATCACGTCGGCGACTTCATCGACAGCGCCGCCAACGCTGCAGGCCCGAGCCAGATTGAGCCGCTCACGCTGATGCTATTGGAGGCGATCGAAGTAGCAAGCAGAGCACACGAGAGGGTCGGACTGCTCCAGCGCCTTCGCACTGCGGCCGGAAGACATGAGTTCTCGCCCTCGGGGCTTGAAGCCGCTGTAGCCAGATGGATGTCAGAAGCGCCGGAACCTCGACACTCGTATACGCCCAGCAAGTACGACTCGGAGGCCACCCTCGAGGATCTTGAACGCGCGTTTGAAGCGGATGGTGACAAGCTGGACTACAACGCCCCGTACCGTTTCAGAGATCTGGCCGAGAAAGCTCCACTCCATTTAGTGCGGAGGATATTTGAGCGTTGGCAGGTCTTGCGGGACAACGCGCGCTGCCGCTTCCTGATGGTGAAACGGTTGGCTGCGGCGGGTGAGGTTGAGTACGCCAAGAACCTGATGCAGGGCTACGAGACAAGCACGGAACCCTGGAGCTCCTGGAGCCAATGGATGGGCGGAGGCAAGTTCTTCTACTTTGAGGCGAAGAAGCTCTTGGAGGGACCATCCACATCCCCTGTCGCCTTCGACAACATCGTCGATTCAGTGACAGCGGGCGAGGAGAATATCCAGTCGTTGCTGACAGAGCTGGATTCGATATTGCCAGTAATTAGCGCGACGCCGGACTGGCCGGCCATATGGTCACTGCTTGAGGAGCAGATGGCCTGCACTCGCGAGTTCCAGCTGGGACGGTCATTCCAGCCGAGCGAGCTACCGCTCAGCGACACGGATCTTCTGCAGGACTTGCTGCACTTTGCCTATCGGTTGCCCGTCGCCGAAGTTCAGCGACACGCACGCAACTGCACGCTGCGCTTGGCAGGGCAAGCCGGACACGGTCAAGCTTTGTTCACGTCCCTTATGCGGCGACTTCTAACCGGCGATTCCGATGCCCCCCTGCAAGCGCTCGGAACGCTGCTGGCCGTTGACAGCGCGGACCTCGCGCCTGAGCTGGGCACTGCCGTGGCTGCGTTGGTCAGTCACCGCGATATCTCGGTGGCAGAGTCAGCCGCGCTCTTGTCGCATCGGTGGGGGGTGGCAGTATCCTTGGACGCGAAGCCACTGCCGCTCTTCTACAGCCTCGAACTGGAGGCCCCCTCAGAGGGCGACCATGCCTTCAAGGACGAGAGAACTGGTGCGATGCGAGTTGAGTCGCTGCTTGGCTGGACCCAGATGCTACGCTCGACAGCACAGCACCTTGCGCACGCTGCAGGCGTCGACGAGATGACAATCCGCCGACGCGCGGCGATGCTCATCCAAGATTGGGGCGGACTTGAGGCATTCGGGCCTTCTGGTGTCGAAAGGCTTGAGGCTCAGCTTCGCGCCCTTGACATGCAGATCACATACCTGAAGCCCCATGCCTACATTGCCATTACCGCCCTTCGCCATGTCGCGGGAGAGCTACGGTTGGCAGGCAGGCTGAACGGCCGCGACAGGCCGACGCTGTTGGAGCGTTTGGGTTGCCCTCTTCCGCCTCGGCCGCTGAAGTTCCCGCAAGTGCGCCCCGAATGGATTCGCATGCCGCTCTTGGACCGACATGTGGGTTGGTCCGAGCGAGAGCAGAAGTGGGTTGACGAGGTCGACAGCGACGTTGCTTCCGTCCCGGCACACCACGATGGTCAAGTCGTGGCTGAGGTGTCGCGTATCAAAATTTTCAAGCCACGCCAGTCAGAGCGTCGCCTCTACCGATTTCGAGCACCCTCGGCACAAATTGACAGGGAAGACTTCGACCAGTGCTATGCCACGTTTCCACTCGCTGTCTGGCTAGGCAAGCATGTCGCCCTCGACAATGAACTGGCGCCAACGCTGGTAAGACGAGTTGTTTGCTCTGTGGACATGGGCTTTGACGCAGCGGCCTATCCGTTCGCGTTGTGCCCGAACTGGGTGAAGAGGCTTCGTTGGCACACCCATGACGAAGAACCGAGCGTCTTCCTCAACGCGAGCGGGGCTGTAGTCGCAAAGCTCTATTGGTGGCGTGACGCTGGCCCAGTTGACATCGATGCGGAGTCTCAGTGGGGCGAGGGTTGCTACCTCGTTCTGACGTCGACAGGCCTCGAACAGCTCACCGCTAGCAGTGGTAAGCTGGCCTTGGTCATCAATGTGTTTGCAAGCAGGCAGATCAAGCAACCAAGCAGCCACGGGCAATCTCTCCTAAAGACGGCGAAAAACAGCTACTCAGTCTAA
- a CDS encoding transposase yields the protein MLSVRVDTCTQTVMTEKQDLRSRLVIGRRRDGRREFDEDAVRELVEFCLRPGVSIARAAMDHDVNPNQLRRWISRHQQHTLQTPMRPDPLVIDGVSIDIPGPARRVPVSEAQAFVPVVTAPSTVPAVSPVLPPDTSLMALSLHVRLSNGVEFDLGEASVDELATVIQMLGRLPCSGSTKG from the coding sequence ATGCTAAGTGTCCGCGTGGACACATGCACTCAGACCGTGATGACAGAGAAACAGGACCTTCGAAGCAGACTGGTGATTGGCCGCAGACGGGATGGCCGGCGGGAATTTGATGAAGATGCCGTGCGGGAGCTGGTCGAGTTTTGCCTGAGGCCGGGGGTATCGATCGCCCGGGCGGCCATGGACCATGACGTTAATCCGAACCAGTTGCGTCGCTGGATCTCGCGCCATCAGCAGCATACGCTGCAAACACCAATGAGACCAGACCCGCTGGTGATAGACGGCGTATCGATCGACATCCCAGGCCCAGCGCGTCGTGTTCCGGTGAGTGAAGCGCAGGCATTTGTCCCTGTCGTCACCGCGCCATCGACAGTGCCTGCCGTTTCCCCTGTACTGCCACCGGACACGTCGTTGATGGCGCTCTCGTTACATGTGCGCCTGTCGAATGGTGTCGAATTTGATCTTGGCGAGGCGAGCGTCGACGAGCTGGCCACGGTGATCCAGATGCTCGGGAGGCTGCCGTGTTCCGGTTCGACGAAGGGCTGA
- the tnpB gene encoding IS66 family insertion sequence element accessory protein TnpB (TnpB, as the term is used for proteins encoded by IS66 family insertion elements, is considered an accessory protein, since TnpC, encoded by a neighboring gene, is a DDE family transposase.): protein MFRFDEGLKVYLHRDPVDFRMGINGLSILVEQAMRLNPMTSALFVFGNRRRDRIKILGWGGNGFWLLLKRLEADRFIWPNGSDTITLNAEQLHWLLDGIDLTVIQKHPQRYYARMS from the coding sequence GTGTTCCGGTTCGACGAAGGGCTGAAGGTCTACCTGCATCGCGATCCGGTCGACTTCCGCATGGGCATCAACGGGCTGTCGATCCTGGTCGAACAGGCGATGCGCCTGAACCCAATGACCTCAGCGCTGTTCGTCTTCGGCAATCGCCGTCGCGATCGCATCAAGATTCTCGGCTGGGGCGGCAACGGCTTCTGGTTGCTGCTCAAGCGACTCGAAGCCGATCGCTTCATCTGGCCGAACGGAAGCGACACGATCACGCTCAACGCCGAGCAGTTGCACTGGCTGCTCGACGGAATCGACCTGACAGTGATCCAGAAGCATCCCCAGCGATATTACGCGCGGATGAGCTGA
- the tnpC gene encoding IS66 family transposase has product MPNSPVMLSAEEYEALIAAIAERDALRGELRLVTAQRDLAEEKLRAYKHELFGASSEARHVDQLGLFNEAEALATTTDAPAREDMPGTSVAAHTRGKRGRKPLDPNLPREVVRHELPESERFCAHDGHALVEIGVETSERLDVIPEQVRVVQHQRVKYACPCCDLGIKVTPAPARIIPRGLLTESALAWIITGKYQYGMPLYRQATLLRRFGGDISSNTLAASVVRVGLATQPVINLMRDALLESDLIYGDETTFQVLKEPGRRPQAKSYLWAQINGSGPPVRMFSYSPGRGAQHAQKLYAGVQPGTVLMTDGYELYNGIAHDHQLVHLGCWAHVRRGFIKAEESVPKAARSPDLLATRFVVLIGKLFAAEARSAKWKSERRQGLRARYSARVLAIIERMLVEHLPGVVPSSLLGKALQYMSGQWPKLVRYVGNGNWPISNNLCENAIRPFVVGRKGWLFSDTVAGAQASANLYSLVETCKANGVEPYRYLVWLFTRLPLAATADDYAALMPWSMPATPNL; this is encoded by the coding sequence ATGCCGAATAGCCCCGTCATGTTGAGCGCGGAGGAGTACGAAGCGCTGATTGCCGCGATCGCCGAACGCGATGCGCTGCGCGGTGAGCTTCGACTCGTGACGGCTCAGCGCGATCTGGCCGAGGAGAAACTGCGGGCCTACAAGCACGAACTGTTCGGCGCATCGAGCGAAGCGCGCCATGTCGACCAGCTCGGTCTGTTCAACGAAGCCGAGGCGCTGGCGACGACTACCGACGCGCCCGCGCGCGAGGATATGCCCGGCACATCGGTCGCTGCCCACACGCGAGGCAAGCGCGGGCGCAAACCACTCGATCCGAATCTGCCGCGCGAGGTCGTGCGGCACGAGTTGCCCGAGTCAGAACGGTTCTGCGCGCATGATGGCCATGCTCTCGTCGAGATCGGCGTGGAAACGAGCGAGCGGCTCGACGTGATTCCCGAGCAAGTGCGCGTCGTTCAGCACCAACGGGTCAAATACGCGTGCCCATGCTGCGATCTCGGTATCAAGGTCACGCCCGCACCGGCGCGTATCATCCCTCGCGGGCTGCTCACGGAATCCGCGCTGGCGTGGATCATCACCGGCAAGTACCAGTACGGTATGCCGCTGTATCGTCAGGCCACGCTGCTGCGTCGCTTCGGCGGAGACATCTCGTCGAATACGCTGGCCGCCAGCGTGGTGCGGGTGGGACTGGCCACGCAGCCGGTGATCAACCTGATGCGCGACGCGCTGCTCGAATCGGACCTGATCTACGGCGACGAGACAACGTTCCAGGTGCTGAAGGAACCGGGACGAAGGCCGCAGGCGAAGAGTTACTTGTGGGCGCAGATCAACGGCTCGGGGCCGCCTGTACGGATGTTCTCGTACTCGCCGGGGCGCGGCGCCCAGCATGCGCAGAAGCTCTATGCTGGCGTGCAGCCTGGCACCGTGCTGATGACTGACGGGTACGAGCTCTACAACGGAATCGCCCACGATCACCAGCTCGTGCATCTCGGATGCTGGGCACACGTGCGCCGCGGCTTCATCAAGGCCGAGGAGTCGGTGCCGAAGGCGGCACGCTCGCCGGATCTGCTGGCCACGCGCTTCGTCGTGCTGATCGGCAAGCTGTTCGCGGCCGAGGCGCGCAGCGCGAAGTGGAAGTCTGAACGTCGGCAAGGACTGCGCGCTCGGTACAGCGCCCGCGTGCTCGCCATCATCGAGCGCATGCTGGTCGAGCATCTGCCGGGCGTCGTGCCGTCGAGTCTGCTCGGCAAGGCATTGCAGTACATGAGCGGACAGTGGCCCAAGCTGGTCCGATACGTCGGTAACGGCAACTGGCCGATCTCGAACAACCTGTGCGAGAACGCGATCCGGCCGTTCGTCGTCGGCCGCAAGGGCTGGCTGTTCTCCGATACTGTCGCTGGCGCGCAGGCCAGCGCCAACCTGTACTCCCTCGTCGAGACGTGCAAGGCGAACGGCGTCGAGCCGTATCGCTATCTGGTCTGGCTGTTCACCAGGTTGCCGCTCGCCGCAACCGCCGACGACTATGCCGCCCTCATGCCATGGAGCATGCCTGCCACTCCCAACCTCTGA